A portion of the Acidobacteriota bacterium genome contains these proteins:
- the nuoK gene encoding NADH-quinone oxidoreductase subunit NuoK produces MGLSAYLALAAVIFSIGLFGVMTRRNTVGILLGIELMLNAVNINLVAFSRFHGDVTGMVLTVFAICITVAEVALGLAIVILLFRTRRTAMADHVDWLKG; encoded by the coding sequence ATGGGACTGTCTGCCTATCTGGCGCTTGCCGCGGTCATTTTCTCCATTGGGCTCTTCGGCGTGATGACGCGCCGGAATACCGTGGGCATCCTGCTGGGCATCGAACTGATGCTCAATGCCGTCAACATCAATCTGGTGGCGTTCAGCCGGTTTCACGGTGACGTCACCGGCATGGTGCTGACCGTGTTTGCGATTTGCATCACGGTGGCCGAGGTCGCGCTCGGCCTCGCGATTGTCATTCTGTTGTTCCGCACGCGTCGTACGGCGATGGCCGACCACGTGGACTGGTTGAAGGGATGA
- the nuoL gene encoding NADH-quinone oxidoreductase subunit L: MMLTVLLTPITVFLLLALVAPLRRSGRPAAFISILGALGTFGAAVQTWFLVDRLDAPIQRVWTWLPDSQGALATVGYLADEQSAIMILLVSLVSLLVQIYSLGYLSDEPAPAIGRYYVYQSLFAFSMLGLVLAPNLVQLFVCWELVGLCSYLLIGFWYKKPSAARAAVKAFWTTKAGDVGLLIGIVLLWRHTGTFDFAELQQMVGAGLVGVDGLALITFCIYLGAAGKSAQFPLHIWLPDAMEGPTPVSALIHAATMVTAGVYLLVRMAFLFALTPDVLLLVAWVGAGTALMAAILACAQNDIKRVLAYSTVSQLGYMMTAIGAGFASAGFFHLLTHGVFKALLFLGAGAVIHAVGTNDITHMGGLARRMPQTMIVFLVGTLSLAGVPLFAGFLSKEEILAGVWAGGLTGPFVMLLIGAFLTAFYMFRVVFLTFFGKPAHANGHGNGHAPHDAPMTMGLPLWVLALASMTIGIYFMLHHPEEAVEAPAWLAPVATGVALSGIALAWATFQRQIINAESLARMTGPLRTAAAHGFWVDEAFVAVYRGILMTLAALVGWVDRYIVDGVLNVISAWTVSGGDGLRRIQTGKVQDYVLAVGAGVVAIIWWLRGTM; this comes from the coding sequence ATGATGCTCACAGTTCTGCTGACGCCCATCACGGTCTTCCTGCTGCTCGCGCTGGTCGCTCCACTCCGGCGGTCGGGCCGGCCGGCGGCCTTCATTTCGATACTCGGTGCGCTGGGCACGTTTGGCGCAGCCGTGCAGACATGGTTCCTCGTCGATCGGCTCGATGCGCCCATTCAGCGTGTGTGGACGTGGCTGCCCGACTCGCAGGGGGCGTTGGCCACCGTCGGGTATCTCGCGGATGAACAGTCCGCGATCATGATCCTGCTGGTGTCGCTGGTCTCGCTCCTGGTGCAGATCTACTCGCTCGGATATCTGAGCGATGAACCAGCGCCCGCCATCGGCCGCTACTACGTCTACCAGTCGCTGTTCGCGTTTTCGATGCTCGGCCTGGTGCTGGCGCCCAATCTGGTGCAGCTCTTCGTCTGCTGGGAACTGGTCGGACTCTGTTCCTATCTGCTGATCGGCTTCTGGTACAAGAAGCCGTCCGCCGCGCGCGCTGCCGTGAAAGCGTTCTGGACCACCAAAGCCGGTGACGTGGGCCTGCTCATCGGGATCGTGCTGCTGTGGCGGCACACCGGGACCTTCGACTTTGCTGAACTCCAGCAGATGGTGGGCGCCGGTCTGGTGGGCGTGGACGGCCTGGCCCTGATCACGTTCTGCATCTACCTCGGCGCAGCAGGCAAGTCCGCGCAGTTCCCGTTGCACATCTGGTTGCCCGACGCGATGGAAGGGCCCACACCAGTCTCGGCCCTGATTCACGCCGCCACCATGGTCACCGCCGGTGTGTATCTGCTGGTGCGGATGGCGTTCCTGTTTGCGCTCACGCCTGATGTGTTGTTGCTCGTGGCCTGGGTCGGCGCCGGCACCGCGCTGATGGCTGCCATCCTTGCGTGCGCACAGAACGACATCAAGCGTGTGCTCGCGTATTCCACGGTGTCGCAGCTGGGCTACATGATGACGGCCATTGGCGCCGGATTCGCCTCGGCCGGCTTCTTCCATCTGCTCACGCACGGTGTGTTCAAGGCGCTGTTGTTCCTGGGCGCCGGCGCGGTGATTCACGCGGTGGGCACCAACGACATCACGCACATGGGCGGACTGGCGCGACGCATGCCACAGACGATGATCGTGTTCCTCGTCGGCACCCTGTCGCTCGCGGGTGTGCCGCTGTTTGCCGGCTTCCTCTCGAAGGAAGAGATCCTGGCGGGCGTCTGGGCCGGCGGCTTGACCGGCCCGTTCGTCATGCTGCTCATCGGCGCATTCCTCACCGCCTTCTACATGTTCCGTGTCGTGTTCCTGACCTTCTTCGGCAAGCCGGCGCATGCCAACGGCCACGGGAACGGCCATGCGCCTCACGACGCACCGATGACAATGGGATTGCCGTTGTGGGTGCTGGCCCTGGCGTCGATGACCATCGGCATCTATTTCATGCTGCATCACCCGGAAGAAGCGGTGGAGGCTCCTGCGTGGCTGGCGCCGGTGGCGACGGGTGTGGCACTGAGTGGCATCGCACTCGCATGGGCGACCTTCCAGCGGCAGATCATCAACGCCGAGTCGTTGGCGCGTATGACAGGGCCGCTGCGCACTGCGGCCGCCCATGGCTTCTGGGTGGACGAGGCGTTTGTGGCGGTCTATCGGGGCATCCTGATGACGCTGGCCGCACTGGTCGGATGGGTGGACCGGTACATCGTGGATGGCGTGCTGAACGTGATCAGCGCCTGGACGGTGTCGGGTGGTGACGGCCTGCGCCGCATCCAGACCGGCAAGGTACAGGACTATGTGCTGGCCGTGGGCGCGGGTGTGGTGGCGATCATCTGGTGGTTGAGGGGGACGATGTGA
- the nuoH gene encoding NADH-quinone oxidoreductase subunit NuoH: protein MSTLPPAVLGLVAGVGMLLFVIGLVTYVTLLERKFAARMQSRIGPYRVGWHGILQPIADAVKLMMKEDIVPREADKRIFNLAPVIFLVPCLLIFATIPFAPGLGVADLNIGILFFLAVSSMEIVGLFMAGWSSNNKYALISAMRAVNQIISYDLPFLLAALIPVILTGSLRLSDIALAQDGLWFIAYPVLGQLGFLAFVIASVAAENRVPFDILEAESELVAGFRVEYSGMKFALIQLGEYAHVLGTSFLGALLFLGAWAGPGPEWLGPVWFLLKALAMFMLITWIRWSFIRIRVDQILQISWKLLLPLTMLLVIVTSIVVVWRSGPGV from the coding sequence ATGAGTACCTTGCCGCCAGCCGTCCTCGGCCTCGTGGCCGGCGTGGGCATGCTGCTGTTTGTCATCGGTCTCGTGACCTACGTGACGTTGCTCGAGCGCAAGTTTGCGGCCCGCATGCAGTCGCGCATCGGCCCGTATCGCGTTGGCTGGCACGGCATCCTGCAGCCGATCGCCGACGCCGTGAAGCTGATGATGAAGGAAGACATCGTGCCGCGCGAGGCGGACAAGCGCATCTTCAATCTGGCGCCTGTCATCTTTCTTGTGCCGTGCCTGTTGATCTTTGCGACCATCCCGTTCGCGCCCGGCCTGGGCGTAGCCGACCTCAACATCGGCATCCTGTTCTTCCTGGCCGTGTCGTCCATGGAAATTGTCGGCCTGTTCATGGCCGGCTGGAGTTCCAATAACAAATACGCGCTGATCTCCGCGATGCGCGCGGTCAACCAGATCATTTCCTACGACCTGCCGTTCCTGCTCGCCGCGCTGATTCCCGTCATCCTGACCGGGTCGTTGCGCCTGTCGGACATTGCGCTGGCGCAGGATGGCCTGTGGTTCATTGCGTATCCGGTGCTGGGCCAGTTGGGCTTCCTCGCGTTTGTCATCGCCAGCGTCGCCGCCGAGAACCGTGTGCCGTTCGACATTCTCGAGGCAGAATCTGAACTCGTCGCCGGATTCCGGGTGGAGTACTCGGGCATGAAGTTCGCGCTGATTCAGCTCGGCGAATATGCCCACGTGCTGGGCACATCCTTCCTCGGCGCCTTGCTGTTTCTGGGCGCGTGGGCCGGTCCCGGACCCGAGTGGCTCGGGCCCGTGTGGTTCCTGCTCAAGGCCCTGGCCATGTTCATGCTGATCACCTGGATCCGGTGGAGCTTCATCCGCATCCGCGTGGACCAGATCCTGCAAATTTCCTGGAAGCTGTTACTGCCCCTGACGATGCTGCTCGTGATTGTGACGTCCATCGTCGTTGTCTGGAGGAGTGGGCCCGGTGTCTGA
- a CDS encoding NADH-quinone oxidoreductase subunit J, with product MTLEVVAFWVLAVLLVGSALAVVLTKNLFHSVLWLALALTGTAGIFLMLEAEFLAGVQILLYAGGVVTVVVFAIVVTERLVGTRLAHTSRRLLAGGAVAAVFLGVMLDILARAPLAPVMIPMGADPTKLIGMALMTRFLLPFELLAVLLLVSLLAASYLARPEE from the coding sequence ATGACGCTGGAAGTGGTGGCGTTCTGGGTGCTCGCCGTCCTGCTGGTGGGATCGGCACTGGCGGTGGTGCTGACCAAGAACCTGTTTCATTCGGTGCTGTGGCTCGCGCTCGCGCTGACGGGCACCGCCGGCATCTTCCTGATGCTCGAGGCCGAGTTCCTCGCAGGTGTGCAGATTCTGCTGTACGCCGGTGGCGTGGTGACGGTCGTGGTGTTTGCCATCGTGGTGACGGAACGCCTGGTCGGCACGCGCCTGGCGCACACCAGCCGGCGTTTGCTGGCAGGCGGAGCGGTGGCGGCGGTGTTCCTCGGCGTGATGCTGGACATCCTGGCTCGCGCGCCGCTCGCGCCCGTGATGATTCCCATGGGAGCCGACCCCACCAAACTCATCGGCATGGCGCTGATGACCCGGTTCCTGTTGCCATTTGAACTTTTGGCGGTCCTGTTGCTGGTGTCGTTGCTGGCGGCGAGTTATCTCGCAAGGCCGGAGGAATAG
- a CDS encoding NADH-quinone oxidoreductase subunit I: MSETKPGFLRETAQLAGAVYRAMRVTFINLLRKPVTVHYPDRPRVYPDRYRGLLALTYHPETGEENCIGCRLCEFVCPPQVIQVEMLKAEGRNYAKAFTLELYACEFCELCVQVCPTDAIIMMKSFDMATADRRELLLDKDRLHQIGEQFEPSWATGNRLRDMQAPPKKPVAEKAATPAAGAGGES; this comes from the coding sequence GTGTCTGAGACAAAGCCCGGCTTCCTTCGTGAGACGGCACAGCTGGCCGGAGCGGTCTACCGCGCGATGCGGGTGACCTTCATCAATCTGCTGCGCAAGCCGGTGACGGTGCATTATCCCGACCGGCCGCGTGTGTATCCCGACCGGTACCGCGGACTGCTCGCGTTGACGTATCACCCGGAAACCGGTGAGGAAAACTGCATCGGGTGCCGGCTGTGCGAATTTGTGTGTCCGCCGCAGGTGATTCAGGTGGAGATGCTGAAGGCGGAAGGCCGCAACTATGCGAAGGCCTTCACGCTGGAGCTGTACGCCTGCGAATTCTGCGAGTTGTGCGTGCAGGTCTGTCCGACCGACGCGATCATCATGATGAAGTCGTTCGATATGGCCACGGCCGATCGGCGCGAGCTGCTGCTCGACAAGGACCGCCTGCACCAAATCGGCGAGCAGTTCGAGCCCTCGTGGGCCACCGGCAACCGGTTGCGCGATATGCAGGCGCCCCCGAAGAAGCCGGTCGCTGAGAAAGCGGCGACTCCAGCAGCCGGCGCGGGAGGGGAGTCATGA
- a CDS encoding NADH-quinone oxidoreductase subunit D yields the protein MASEHVPLVVKQIDYTGAERLTMNMGPQHPSAHGVFRAILTLEGETVVGVDAVIGYLHRCHEKLAETLAYVQYPSIASKTDYVAAMSSELAYVMAAERLAKIDVPKRAQYLRVLVGELQRVASHCLWLGTWCMDMGGALGGGATIFLYCIRERELVLDLFESLTGARLLYGFHQVGGVRYDMPENWAAECRSTVDLIEKRVLEYEEMLEGNAFFMMRTKGVGVITRELALDVGISGPLLRASGVDCDLRRLAPYSSYEDFEFRVPVETAGDCYARYKVRMVEFRESIRIVRQILDGLPEGPISSRPGVKAVAQVRVPKGEMYARVEGPRGEVGCYLVGDGGPRPYRMKWRGASFSNLAVLPHIIPGHSVADVVAIMGSVDPVFGEVDR from the coding sequence ATGGCTTCCGAACACGTCCCCCTCGTCGTCAAGCAAATCGACTACACCGGTGCCGAGCGGCTCACCATGAACATGGGGCCGCAGCATCCGTCGGCGCACGGCGTGTTCCGCGCGATTCTGACGCTTGAGGGCGAAACGGTTGTTGGTGTGGATGCGGTCATCGGGTATCTGCACCGGTGTCATGAAAAACTGGCCGAGACGCTGGCGTACGTCCAGTACCCCTCGATCGCGTCCAAGACCGACTACGTGGCGGCCATGTCGAGCGAACTGGCCTACGTCATGGCAGCCGAACGCCTGGCGAAAATCGACGTGCCGAAACGTGCGCAGTACCTGCGTGTGCTGGTGGGCGAGCTGCAGCGCGTGGCCTCGCACTGCTTGTGGCTGGGCACGTGGTGCATGGACATGGGCGGCGCGCTCGGCGGTGGCGCGACGATCTTCCTGTATTGCATCCGCGAGCGCGAACTTGTGCTCGATCTGTTCGAGTCACTGACCGGCGCCCGGTTGTTGTACGGCTTCCATCAGGTCGGCGGCGTGCGGTACGACATGCCGGAGAATTGGGCCGCCGAGTGCCGGAGCACGGTGGACCTGATTGAAAAGCGCGTCCTCGAATACGAAGAGATGCTCGAGGGCAACGCGTTCTTCATGATGCGCACGAAGGGTGTCGGAGTCATTACGCGTGAACTGGCGCTGGACGTCGGGATCTCGGGGCCGTTGCTGCGGGCCTCTGGTGTGGACTGCGACCTGCGGCGCCTGGCGCCGTATTCGTCGTATGAAGATTTTGAATTCCGCGTGCCGGTGGAAACCGCCGGTGACTGTTACGCGCGATACAAAGTGCGGATGGTCGAGTTCCGTGAATCGATCCGGATCGTGCGCCAGATTCTGGATGGCCTGCCCGAAGGGCCAATATCGTCGCGCCCCGGCGTAAAGGCTGTGGCCCAGGTGCGGGTGCCCAAGGGCGAAATGTATGCGCGCGTTGAGGGGCCCCGCGGCGAAGTGGGGTGTTACCTGGTCGGCGACGGCGGTCCCAGGCCGTACCGGATGAAGTGGCGCGGTGCGTCCTTCTCCAATCTGGCCGTACTGCCGCACATCATTCCCGGACACAGCGTGGCCGACGTCGTGGCCATCATGGGGTCGGTGGACCCCGTCTTCGGCGAGGTGGATCGATGA